In Bacillota bacterium, a genomic segment contains:
- a CDS encoding protein arginine kinase → MNGKVNMIPDHDVIVSSRVRLARNFSQYPFPSKMNSKQAEEIIGNVKDAILNYYDAEIGNLLFVDIGSLGNIDKQMLVEKHLISPDLAASTKRSAAIISKNENISIMINEEDHLRIQVLFPGMQIDNAWKLCDKIDDILDKKIEFAYSNVYGYLTCCPTNLGTGIRASVMLHLPALVMTGYIRNILEACGKLNIAVRGMYGEHSEAIGNMFQMSNQITLGQTEEEIISSIKNIATQIVEQEKALRNELYRQNTIKFEDKIYRSFGILANARTISTEESLRLISDVRLGIDLGIIKDINTDTLNEIMLSIQPACLQKLLGRPLDSNERDIRRAELIRMKLKKS, encoded by the coding sequence ATGAACGGAAAAGTTAATATGATACCTGATCATGACGTTATAGTTAGCAGCAGGGTGAGACTTGCAAGGAATTTTAGCCAATACCCGTTTCCATCTAAAATGAATAGCAAACAGGCGGAAGAGATTATTGGGAATGTTAAGGACGCTATTTTAAATTATTACGATGCAGAAATAGGAAACTTATTGTTTGTAGATATAGGAAGTTTGGGAAATATTGACAAACAAATGTTGGTAGAAAAGCACCTCATAAGCCCGGATTTAGCAGCCAGTACCAAAAGAAGTGCAGCCATTATAAGCAAAAATGAAAATATAAGTATAATGATTAATGAAGAAGACCACCTGAGGATACAAGTCCTTTTTCCAGGCATGCAAATAGACAATGCATGGAAACTTTGCGATAAAATAGACGATATTCTTGATAAAAAGATTGAATTTGCCTACAGCAATGTTTATGGTTATTTGACATGCTGCCCCACAAATCTGGGTACCGGAATAAGGGCATCGGTCATGCTTCATCTGCCTGCATTGGTTATGACAGGGTATATAAGGAATATTCTTGAAGCATGCGGTAAACTGAATATAGCAGTTAGAGGAATGTATGGAGAGCATAGTGAAGCAATAGGAAATATGTTTCAGATGTCAAACCAGATTACCCTTGGGCAGACGGAAGAGGAAATAATATCAAGCATTAAAAATATAGCAACACAGATAGTGGAGCAGGAAAAGGCATTAAGAAATGAGTTATATAGACAAAATACAATTAAATTTGAAGACAAAATATACCGTTCCTTTGGAATCCTTGCAAATGCCAGGACCATATCTACAGAGGAAAGCTTAAGATTAATTTCTGATGTGAGATTGGGCATAGATTTGGGAATAATTAAAGATATAAATACTGATACATTAAATGAAATAATGCTATCAATACAGCCGGCCTGTCTCCAGAAGCTTTTGGGAAGGCCGTTAGACTCGAACGAAAGAGATATAAGAAGGGCAGAGTTAATAAGGATGAAGCTTAAGAAGAGTTAA